The following are encoded in a window of Castanea sativa cultivar Marrone di Chiusa Pesio chromosome 9, ASM4071231v1 genomic DNA:
- the LOC142611185 gene encoding pyruvate decarboxylase 2 isoform X1: protein MDTKIGALDACPHTSTDLCTVPSNGAVSTIQSSTPSTIVTPSDATLGRHLARRLVQIGVTDIFSVPGDFNLTLLDHLIAEPGLTNVGCCNELNAGYAADGYARSRGVGACVVTFTVGGLSVLNAIAGAYSENLPLICIVGGPNSNDYGTNRILHHTIGLPDFSQELRCFQTVTCYQAVVNNLEDAHELIDTAISTSLKESKPVYISISCNLAGVPHPTFSREPVPFSLNPRLSNKMGLEAAVEAAAGFLDKAVKPVLVGGPKLRVANATDAFVELADACGYPLAVMPSAKGLVPEHHPHFIGTYWGAVSTPFCAEIVESADAYLFAGPIFNDYSSVGYSLLLKKEKAIIVQPDRVVIGNGPAFGCILMKDFLRALGKRLKRNTTAYENYHRIFVPEGHPLKSAPKEPLRVNVLFQHIQNMLSSETAVIAETGDSWFNCQKLKLPQGCGYEFQMQYGSIGWSVGATLGYAQAVPEKRVIACIGDGSFQVTAQDVSTMIRYGQRTIIFLINNGGYTIEVEIHDGPYNVIKNWNYTGLVDAIHNGEGKCWTTKVHCEEELIEAINTATGDKKDNLCFIEVVVHKDDTSKELLEWGSRVSAANSRPPNPQ, encoded by the exons ATGGACACCAAAATAGGAGCACTCGACGCGTGCCCACACACCAGCACAGACCTCTGTACCGTACCGTCAAACGGCGCCGTCTCCACCATCCAAAGCTCAACCCCTTCCACCATTGTCACCCCCTCGGACGCCACACTGGGTCGCCACCTCGCTCGCCGGCTCGTCCAAATCGGTGTCACCGACATATTCTCTGTCCCGGGTGACTTTAACCTCACTCTTCTCGACCACCTCATCGCCGAGCCTGGTCTCACCAACGTTGGCTGCTGTAATGAGCTCAACGCTGGTTACGCCGCTGATGGCTACGCGCGGTCCCGTGGCGTCGGCGCGTGCGTTGTTACTTTCACCGTCGGTGGGCTCAGTGTGCTCAACGCGATCGCCGGTGCTTACAGTGAAAACCTCCCTCTCATTTGCATTGTTGGTGGACCCAACTCCAATGACTATGGAACCAACAGGATTTTGCACCATACTATTGGATTGCCTGACTTTAGCCAAGAGCTTCGGTGTTTTCAGACAGTCACTTGCTatcag gCTGTGGTGAATAATTTGGAAGATGCACATGAGTTGATTGATACAGCGATTTCGACTTCATTGAAGGAAAGCAAGCCTGTTTATATTAGTATAAGCTGTAACTTGGCTGGGGTTCCTCATCCAACGTTTAGTCGTGAACCTGTTCCATTTTCGTTGAATCCCAG ATTGAGTAATAAAATGGGATTAGAGGCTGCAGTGGAGGCAGCAGCGGGGTTTTTGGACAAGGCTGTGAAACCAGTATTGGTGGGGGGTCCTAAACTGAGAGTTGCAAATGCAACCGATGCATTTGTTGAACTAGCTGATGCTTGTGGTTATCCCCTTGCTGTGATGCCATCAGCGAAAGGGCTTGTGCCTGAGcaccacccacatttcattgGGACTTATTGGGGTGCTGTCAGCACTCCATTTTGTGCGGAGATTGTGGAGTCTGCCGATGCTTATTTGTTTGCTGGACCTATATTCAATGACTATAGCTCTGTTGGGTACTCATTGCTTCTCAAGAAAGAGAAGGCAATCATTGTGCAACCTGACCGTGTTGTGATCGGGAATGGACCTGCATTTGGGTGTATTTTGATGAAGGATTTCCTCAGAGCACTTGGCAAGCGGCTCAAGCGTAATACAACTGCTTATGAGAACTATCATAGGATCTTTGTTCCTGAGGGACATCCTTTGAAGTCAGCACCAAAAGAACCTTTGAGGGTTAATGTTCTGTTCCAGCATATACAGAACATGCTGTCTAGTGAGACTGCTGTGATTGCTGAGACAGGGGACTCATGGTTTAACTGCCAGAAGCTGAAATTGCCACAGGGCTGCGG ATACGAGTTCCAAATGCAATATGGATCAATTGGTTGGTCAGTTGGTGCGACTCTTGGCTATGCACAGGCTGTGCCTGAGAAGCGAGTGATTGCTTGCATTGGTGATGGGAGCTTCCAG GTCACTGCACAGGATGTGTCAACAATGATTAGATATGGGCAAAGGACCATCATCTTCCTGATAAACAATGGTGGATACACCATTGAAGTTGAAATCCATGACGGGCCTTACAACGTGATTAAGAACTGGAACTACACTGGGTTGGTTGATGCAATCCACAATGGCGAGGGCAAGTGCTGGACAACCAAG GTCCATTGCGAGGAGGAGCTGATTGAAGCAATTAATACAGCAACAGGGGATAAGAAGGACAACCTGTGCTTCATTGAGGTGGTTGTTCACAAGGATGACACCAGCAAAGAGCTGCTTGAATGGGGCTCAAGGGTCTCTGCTGCCAATAGCCGCCCACCCAACCCTCAGTAA
- the LOC142611185 gene encoding pyruvate decarboxylase 2 isoform X2, with amino-acid sequence MDTKIGALDACPHTSTDLCTVPSNGAVSTIQSSTPSTIVTPSDATLGRHLARRLVQIGVTDIFSVPGDFNLTLLDHLIAEPGLTNVGCCNELNAGYAADGYARSRGVGACVVTFTVGGLSVLNAIAGAYSENLPLICIVGGPNSNDYGTNRILHHTIGLPDFSQELRCFQTVTCYQAVVNNLEDAHELIDTAISTSLKESKPVYISISCNLAGVPHPTFSREPVPFSLNPRLSNKMGLEAAVEAAAGFLDKAVKPVLVGGPKLRVANATDAFVELADACGYPLAVMPSAKGLVPEHHPHFIGTYWGAVSTPFCAEIVESADAYLFAGPIFNDYSSVGYSLLLKKEKAIIVQPDRVVIGNGPAFGCILMKDFLRALGKRLKRNTTAYENYHRIFVPEGHPLKSAPKEPLRVNVLFQHIQNMLSSETAVIAETGDSWFNCQKLKLPQGCGYEFQMQYGSIGWSVGATLGYAQAVPEKRVIACIGDGSFQVTAQDVSTMIRYGQRTIIFLINNGGYTIEVEIHDGPYNVIKNWNYTGLVDAIHNGEGKCWTTKVHCEEELIEAINTATGDKKDNLCFIEVVVHKDDTSKELLEWGSRVSAANSRPPNPH; translated from the exons ATGGACACCAAAATAGGAGCACTCGACGCGTGCCCACACACCAGCACAGACCTCTGTACCGTACCGTCAAACGGCGCCGTCTCCACCATCCAAAGCTCAACCCCTTCCACCATTGTCACCCCCTCGGACGCCACACTGGGTCGCCACCTCGCTCGCCGGCTCGTCCAAATCGGTGTCACCGACATATTCTCTGTCCCGGGTGACTTTAACCTCACTCTTCTCGACCACCTCATCGCCGAGCCTGGTCTCACCAACGTTGGCTGCTGTAATGAGCTCAACGCTGGTTACGCCGCTGATGGCTACGCGCGGTCCCGTGGCGTCGGCGCGTGCGTTGTTACTTTCACCGTCGGTGGGCTCAGTGTGCTCAACGCGATCGCCGGTGCTTACAGTGAAAACCTCCCTCTCATTTGCATTGTTGGTGGACCCAACTCCAATGACTATGGAACCAACAGGATTTTGCACCATACTATTGGATTGCCTGACTTTAGCCAAGAGCTTCGGTGTTTTCAGACAGTCACTTGCTatcag gCTGTGGTGAATAATTTGGAAGATGCACATGAGTTGATTGATACAGCGATTTCGACTTCATTGAAGGAAAGCAAGCCTGTTTATATTAGTATAAGCTGTAACTTGGCTGGGGTTCCTCATCCAACGTTTAGTCGTGAACCTGTTCCATTTTCGTTGAATCCCAG ATTGAGTAATAAAATGGGATTAGAGGCTGCAGTGGAGGCAGCAGCGGGGTTTTTGGACAAGGCTGTGAAACCAGTATTGGTGGGGGGTCCTAAACTGAGAGTTGCAAATGCAACCGATGCATTTGTTGAACTAGCTGATGCTTGTGGTTATCCCCTTGCTGTGATGCCATCAGCGAAAGGGCTTGTGCCTGAGcaccacccacatttcattgGGACTTATTGGGGTGCTGTCAGCACTCCATTTTGTGCGGAGATTGTGGAGTCTGCCGATGCTTATTTGTTTGCTGGACCTATATTCAATGACTATAGCTCTGTTGGGTACTCATTGCTTCTCAAGAAAGAGAAGGCAATCATTGTGCAACCTGACCGTGTTGTGATCGGGAATGGACCTGCATTTGGGTGTATTTTGATGAAGGATTTCCTCAGAGCACTTGGCAAGCGGCTCAAGCGTAATACAACTGCTTATGAGAACTATCATAGGATCTTTGTTCCTGAGGGACATCCTTTGAAGTCAGCACCAAAAGAACCTTTGAGGGTTAATGTTCTGTTCCAGCATATACAGAACATGCTGTCTAGTGAGACTGCTGTGATTGCTGAGACAGGGGACTCATGGTTTAACTGCCAGAAGCTGAAATTGCCACAGGGCTGCGG ATACGAGTTCCAAATGCAATATGGATCAATTGGTTGGTCAGTTGGTGCGACTCTTGGCTATGCACAGGCTGTGCCTGAGAAGCGAGTGATTGCTTGCATTGGTGATGGGAGCTTCCAG GTCACTGCACAGGATGTGTCAACAATGATTAGATATGGGCAAAGGACCATCATCTTCCTGATAAACAATGGTGGATACACCATTGAAGTTGAAATCCATGACGGGCCTTACAACGTGATTAAGAACTGGAACTACACTGGGTTGGTTGATGCAATCCACAATGGCGAGGGCAAGTGCTGGACAACCAAG GTCCATTGCGAGGAGGAGCTGATTGAAGCAATTAATACAGCAACAGGGGATAAGAAGGACAACCTGTGCTTCATTGAGGTGGTTGTTCACAAGGATGACACCAGCAAAGAGCTGCTTGAATGGGGCTCAAGGGTCTCTGCTGCCAATAGCCGCCCACCCAACCCTCA TTGA